The nucleotide sequence TGGACCTATTTTGAATGATTAATGCTTAATAAGTAAATTAAATATTGCGTGAAGTTTTTTGGcctagtattttttttagcgggagaaaaattttaaaaagtgtagAATAGAATGATGAGAATAAGGCAACACTTTGGCTTTGGCTCGTCTTTTCTTCTTCATCAGCATCTAAAAACTATCTTCggagcaattttcatttttcaaaatttttggtttcgatcttttttgatttttttttttttgagatgttctCTGAAATTATTCTTTTGAACTCGATTGATTTATTTTCCTTTTATAAGCTGGTCAGCGGAATCAAACGAAAATCGATGCACATTTGAATCAAATTCTATAACATTGTTTACTAatctgattaaaattttcaaaagtttccaaaattaaaaaaaattgaattccgccttgactatgaaaatttttgcaaaaaaaatttccgaaaaattgtgTTCAGATGCTCTACATTTTCTCCAAATATTTTCTTCAAGATTTCAcgtccatcaaaattcaaaaataaggaagCAATTCTATCAAAATCTAAATtcatttggaatatttttttctttttttttttcaaacagtagaaaatagaaatttgagAACGATTCTATCCCAAGGACTTTCGGACCGAAAGTGCTTCGGATGCACtctaaataggaaaaaaaacaacaaaacaaagaaGCAGGTGAGAGCATTTTTTGAGAAGGAAGAGTAAGaggttgtggggggggggaagatGGGGCGAAAATCTTTATTCTGCATAAGGGAGCGAAAGGTCTAAATTCACCTCCTTGCTTACATGTAACTACAATCCAAGTTACAAAATTTATTCACCAACGTTGAGattttggaatcaaaaatcgaaattttatgactttttcaattttaatgtgaGTGTTATTTTTGAAGGACAGAAAACAAGGTCTGAAATTGCTGCAACCGAAATTTCAGATgtctgaattgatttttgatgattttttgaaaatttaagaatgacgattttcagaaatttaatacctaatgtttttttttaaatgccccTTTTTAAAAGGCTAAAAATTCCGAAAACCAATTCTGAAGCTGACGTCATCTCCTTTGAATcaaattctagaattttcaaccattctgaAGTGTATGTGTATACAGcaagatttcagatttttcggaattttcgaatttctccaAAGAGTACATGAATTGATTACTCCATTATTTAAAATCTCTTCACTGGTCAAATCAAAcacgggtcattccacgtcaattggaccaagtagtggtaggtgggttcggcgatttttttgaaatttttcctgtggaaagaccttccgaagggatgaccaatgacgcaagtcggagccctctagcccatttttaacggcagacagggggtgtcaaagttttcagtgaacctaaaatatcatccatttcagcagtggattactcgataaccgcgatacctaccagaatggaacattttccccaTATTTGGGgtttttgaaaggctttttagtgatatcataaaaatcagtgttgctactttttttcgtacaaaaaaatagctcaaaaagtttcgatacgtagttttcatatcgttccgactctcaaaaattctgaaaaaaatatattgtggacAACTGtttgtgctgaacaacatattaaaaaaatgggatggtaacttgtcgcaaagtcgatttaaaaaaatttgaatttttcgaaaaaaatgcgattttttgatttaaaacatgaaacatagttttgattggtaaagttgacccatttgacccctatttttacgtatccgttaaaaaagttgaaaaacccccttcactcggtgaaattaactcatcacaaaaaatttaaaatttgaaaaaattcaaaaaataaacaaattttaatttttttggtgtgagtgtgatttttatcaattttttcatgaaatacgtcagaaagacgtcaaaataagacaactgaatgaatttaaactttttttgacgtttggaattgaaaattgaatttttttgaattttgattttttgcgatgagttcattttattgagtgaaagaggattttcaactttttcaacagatacgtaaaaatagaggtcaaatgagtcaactttaccaatcaaaactttttttcatgttttaaatcaaaaaatcgcattttttttgcaaaattcaaatttttttaaatcgactttgcgacaagttaccatcccaattttttaatatgttgttcagcatgaacagttgtccataatacatttttttcagaatttttgagggtcggaacgatatgaaaactacgtatcgaaactttttgagctacttttttgtacgaaaaaaagtggcaacactgatttttatgatatcaccaaaaagcttttcaaaacccctaactatggggaaaagttccattctggtaggtatcgcggttatcgaggaatccactgctgaaatggatgatattttaggttcaccgaaaactttgacaccccgtggctgccgttaaaaatggtctacagggctgcgatttgcgccattggtcatctcttcggaaggcctttccacaggaaaaatttcaaaaaaatcgccgaacccaacTACCatttcttggtccaattgacgtggaatgacccacacCTAAATACATTCGAGATATTCTCCTGGAATTTGAATTCTaatggtcaaattttcaaatatttttaaaggtagaaaaatcaactcgagagATTCCaacaatttgaacgaaatcagcAGTTAATAATTTGCAAACTTCTAGATTTTTGAATCTGACTCGCCATTTTGAACccatttgttattttttaaaattaggtaggtacctatctatatgtaTACATTCCTACTTGGAATTTTGGTTTCTCCTCCACTCAAAGAAATGTTATTAACCACATTTACCTCTGATCTcgattgaatcaaattttggtattgTTCATtgaccaaattaaaattttcaaaaattaaaaaaaaataaaaacatagcTCTAGCCttgaattttatacaaaaaaaattgcaaaaaattgtgttcagttgctcaaaagttttttttttttttttttttttgagatttcacgtccattagaattcaaaaattccccctCTCCCAAAAAGGAAAGGGAATGAGCCTTTAAGGGTATAAGATGGCGAAATCGCAGGGTCCACTCCCTCCTTCGGCGATAATGGCCCGAAAAACTAGTTTTGATATAAAACCATCtcgaattttctttcaagtCGACATTGagtggaattttgttttgaaaaatttctcattatttaCCTGGAGTTTTTTTAAGAAAgggaaggggttgaaaatttctgaaattcgtcaaaaaaaaaatggaagaagtccaccgtgaatttttttcaaaatttacattcagaTTTACCGTAAGGTATAACGTAATTGTATAAATCTGTATTTTGAAGTGATTTGtttaaaatgggaaattttcaaattgatttttacgaattttaattttttgaaatttcgaaaggAGGGTTTTTTACAAGAGTACTCAGATTGTTTTGAGAAACAAGAGAgcgtttttcttgaaaagaaagTTAGGCATTTCAAAAGACGCTAGCTAGGAATACGAGTACTTCAATTCTtggggttttcaaattttttgagatgggGAGAAAAGTGTGGGAGGGGGTGCCTCAATACAAAAGGATAAGAATACCAATCcttcaaaaagaaattattcagAAGAATTCTGATTCAgaaatgacagtttttttttttaaataaataggtaggtgtaggtacttacacgagtaaaattttttgattaggtacctacttctcaaGTTTGGCGAATTTCCGGTATAACTTGATTTTAAAGTAGAGGTCtacaattttcaggaaattgaaatcAGCAACTCTAGAggtgggagcgaaaaaaaaaatcaattttgccaTAAACCAACTTGAACCGTCGCGTCGAAAGGGTACCAAAGTTATAGGTTCTGAAGTTCAGTTTTGGCCTTTCCTGAGTGATTTGGAGTTTCtggaaaatattgataaatcgTTAGAGGCTCCAGGAGTTTTTTTACCAGACAGCTTCAAACACGTGGATTTAGGTAAATAGGTGAGTTTTTATGTTAACAATATTTTTAGGTTTTCCCAATTACAAATGCGTGGCCTCGAAATCGACTCTAAAGTgtttaagtacctatctataatgTTGGGAAAATTATCGAAGATTCAAATTGGTTCACTTTGggctcaataatttttttttctaaaagtttaGTAGATCGTCattaaaacagctttttttttttttaaattcaaaaatgaacttttgagcatgaaattttgttttgttcgaTTTGGTGAGCACCAGTTCAAAACGTTCCCTTGTCAAATTATAATCGAAAGtccaaatttatcaattttgtaaCTCATGTAATATTTTGCACGCCGGGacatctcaaaaatttgacattttttcaaacgctTCACATATTGGTTGATTTTAGAATCATCCCGTCAAGATGCTGACCTAGAAAATTGTATTCGCGAGGTTAAAGGTATACTAAAATCTTGGCTGGCATAACAGAACCGATACTCATATCTCTCATCTGGCGCGTATATATCGTCAACTTAACCCATATAAAAACcagtatttttcacttttcaaccaAAATCTTCGCCAACTGTAATTTACGTACTTACATATTATATTCGGGCAgatgaatcattaaaaattcattatgcaTACGAGCATCGTATTTTTATTGTTGATACTTGTACTTCAATACAAGTATAGGTACAGagtatgagtaggtaggtacattgatACACAGTTGATTGTGCTCTTTGTACAAATGTGCTTGGCGATTTCTCGCTGTTGactcattattttcaattgaaatacaATTAATGTTTATCAAGTATGATACCAGCATACAATGTTTCTAATGCTTTTTACAACTGTACGTATTATGTTATGAATGATGATGAATTTCTATGCTACAAGTGTTTCTTATCGACGATGATCTTGATCTTGatgcatgaaaaaatatatgtaggtagaggtacatattcTACGAATAGTTGGTCTATTCTATACCTTCACTCCAGTGGATATTTTACGTATCATTGTAACAATGTAAGacgtaaatactcgtacatttagCGTGAAATTTCTTTCAGCTATTCGTCACAGTTACCTGTATGAATAAAATCCACTGACatacaaatttgataaaaaaaaatttattttaaaaattacatcaaatataggtacattgcaaaataaataaatttgaaagttAATTTATAACAGCCAACAGATTATAATTATTAAACATACGAGTACGAAAGTTTGGCgcgatattttttgatatttaagTAGGCCTACATGCACTTATTTACCACGAGTAGGTAACAGGTAGCTTATAGGGAACTTCACAAGTGTGCACTTTTATTTTCAGAAGTAAGAGGAGACCCTTAGGaaagtctaccacaaaatttaaAGCTGCTCGATTGCAAAATTACGGGTCCAACAAGGGTCCAAAAgtctcaaaatttcgattttagaCCAATTCCgccaatacaaaaaaatggaaacatgTGCCTAATGCAGTaaaacaatgattttcaagacaTATTATGTGCCAAAAAGTCATTCCATAGAGCCCATAAGATATTTTTCGAgtcccaaatttttaaaaaattgttcaaaaatgatccTAAAATTGGATTTGGTAGCTACAATTCTGGTAATCATCTTTTCTAGTCACAAATTTTGTTTGCTGGAATTTAGATGTGAATTCGAGTATGCTCATCCCAAAGATTTGGGATTTTCTGGggccaaaattctaaaaaaattgtccaaaaatggtcggaaaatgtaatttggaaaatataattttgagaatCGTTTTTTCTAGTCACAAAAGTCTTGTTTCTTGGAGTTTGGACGAGATTTTGAGTCTTCGAATCCAAAAAGCTATTTTTGGAacccaacattttcaaaaaatcaaccaaaaatgatcgaaaatagTGATTAAACAACTGGAACTCTTTGTGAATCGTCTTTTTTTTATCACAAGCCTTGTTTCCTGGAGCTTGGACGAGATTTTGAGATTGCGCATCCGAAAAAGGGATTTTTTGGggccaaaattttaacaaaaattgtccaaaaatggttcaaaaatgatttgattttgagaatCGTATTTTCTATAACCATAAGTCTTATTTCCTAGATTTTGAGCGAGATTTTGAGCCTGCGAATCCAAAAGgctatttttggaatcaaacagtaaagtttcaaaaaatcattccaaaatttctgaaaaatgtgattGCTGAGCAGCTATAACTTTTTGTGAATCGTCTTTTCTAATCACAAAGCCTTGTTTTCTGGAGCGTGGACGAGATTTTGAGATTGCGCATCCGAAAAGAGGATTTTTTggggccaaaattttgacaaaaattgtccaaaaataatattatttttagaatCGTATTTTCTATAACCATAAGTCTTATTTCTTAGATTTTGAGCGAGATTTTGAGTCTGCAAATCCAAAAGgctatttttgaaaccaaataacggtttcaaaaaatcacccaaattttttgaaaaatgtgattgagCAGCTATAACTTTTTGTGAATCATCTTTCATAATCACAAGGTTTGTTTCCTGGAACTTGAGTGAAATTTCAAGACTGcgcatcaaaaaaatgaatttttggagacaacattttcaaaaaattgctcaaaaatggtcgaaaaaatatGTGATTAATAGAAAGGTATTATTTTCTTGCCACAAAGTCTTGTTCACTGAAGTTTGGGCAAGAGTTTGAATCTGCGCATCCAAAAGGCtatatgtagatattttttggacccaacattttccaaaaatggcccaaaaatgttcaaaaaaatatgatttggcGAGGAACTCTAGGATTTTCCCCACAAATCTCACTTTCTGCAGAAAGAGTATACGTGCCTATTTCTTGGacccaaaattctcaaaaatggctcaaaaattgttgaaaaatgttattgagcagctacaaattttggaattgtctTTTCTAGCTATACCTACAAGTTGAATTTCTTGGGAtttgggcaaaattttaaattggttcatccaaatggatattttttggtcccaaaatcttcgaaaaatgcccgaaattcaatattttgaaaacgtgaTCGAGAAAGTGTAACTTCAGGAATCGTCTTTTTTTAGTcacaaattttgtttcttgaagtTTGGGCGTAATTTTGAGTCCTCGTATCCGAAAGGATATTTTTTGGacccaaaattctaaaaaaaaattgaccaaaaataatcgaaaagtGTGATTTGGCTGTTACAACTCTGGAAATCATTATTCCTGGTCACAAGTCGAGTTTCCTGAAGTTTGAGCACGATTTTGAGTCTTCATTTccgaaaaggtatttttttgggcccaaaattttcaaaaatttgatcagactagttgaaaaaagtgattgtgCAGCTACAACTTTGAGAATCGTATTTTCTTGTcgcaagtgatttttttgggatttgGGCTCGATTTTGAATTTACGCATCCAAAACGttattttttggactcaaaatcttcaaaacattGCCCTAAAAttaaatggtcgaaaaatgagATTGTGCCTCTACAACTTTTTTAATCGTTTGAAACTCGACTTTTGACTAGAAAAAACGGTTCTGAAAATTATAGTTGCCCAATCATATTTTTCTACCATttatgggcaattttttgataatttggggccccaaaaaaaatatcctttCGGGCGCCCAGGCTCAAAATCGCGTCCAAACCTTAAAGGAAGCTCGACTTGTAACACGAAAAGATGATCTACGAAGTCGTTGCAACCAAAGcatttttagatcatttttgggcaattttccgaaaatttggGGCCCCAAAAATACCCAACGGGTCctatgatttttcaactttcgataTTTGTGTGTCCTAGGAATCACTATCTTACTGTTtcgaacacattttttttcaatttggcaaaatttgcctaaagttgacatttttagaCCTTTGGGACCCTAGACTACCTAAAGGTCCTGtcacttctgaaaaaaaaacaaatcagatCGATTACTGCATACTTGtaaggttcccttgttagctaGGTACCTTTCCATTTATACTAGTTCTCAGACCTTTCAACCAATCTCATAGCCTAGTACATTTTCGGTCGAGTAactaaataatttaaaatccaATACAAATATATTATGCAATCGTGCGATAACATAAGGAGGTAATGCGTTAAAGTACTTGATAATTTGAGCCGTAGTATTGGAAACCCTAACACGAGGAAACTTAATATAACTTTTATTAAtcgatttcaataaaaattcagcATCCGAATACAACGTTTCGTATTTACCAATAAAATCGTATTTAATCAAACACGGATAACACAGCTCGCTAATCGGTTTCCAATGCTCGTTAAAAGACGGAACATAATGGTCTATCAAATAAAGGGCAAATTCCTCGAAAGTCACATCGTTACCATACTCTAACGAATGATTGGTCGCATTAAATCTGTAATGTTTGATTATCTCTCGACCAATTCTCATTTGAAAATACTTCGATCTTTGAGATCGTTCTTCTAATTTATTCCTAAACGCCGAAAGTAGCCTTTCAAAGGGATGCCTTACAAATAAATACTTGGtataattttctataaaatatttcacCTCGTCTATCGTGTAATCGCTCAGTTTTCGGAAGGTGGATTTTTTATGCACTATTTCAGCCGGTATCGATGATGCATTTCGACTATCCGCCGTTCCCATTAAAATCATAAATACTCGTTTCCAATTCGTGCAAGCTACTTTTGGTACGTAGCAGTACAGCAATTTATTCTTCTCGTCGACTAAAATATGATCCAAATCTTTCGTGTTGTCGAAAATATTCCTATGCAGGTGGGCATAAGTTTCGCACATTTCATTCATGTGTTCTCGACGCTGAATGAAGACCAACGTGTCTAGTGATAAGTTGGCAGTTTTGTCGTCTTCCGAAAGCTTCTCAGTTTCGTCGTAGCTTTTATTCATCATTTGCTGCTTCATCTCCAGTACgtaaatacttatttgaaaaataaccgTCATACCTGCGAGAATCAACACTGAACGAATAATCATCGGTTTGCAAAATGTTCTCGACTGGTCGAATAACTGCACCATGAATAGGCCTCCAAGTATATCATTGATGAATTAAGAAGCTCCACTAAGCAACGCGCAAGTTTTCCAAAACACATTTCTAAATTTACTGAATAATATTTATCTACGTACACtcgatttttaaatgaattataaatttacatcgtgaagaatttttttttcacatcacttTAACTGTAAACTGGAATGGAAGAATACGTGCTAATGACTACTGTACCGATGTACCATTCAATTTAGTGCAATGCGAATTAAAGTGGAACACAAAACACTCGGATCTCAAAAGTGTGTCGAGCACTACGTCGCATCATCAGGTGGATTCAATAAACCGCCAAAGGTAAACTGACAGGAGAGAACAAGTTATGAGCCACGAGCACAGAgatgtttggattt is from Planococcus citri chromosome 1, ihPlaCitr1.1, whole genome shotgun sequence and encodes:
- the LOC135849987 gene encoding carbohydrate sulfotransferase 11, producing MVQLFDQSRTFCKPMIIRSVLILAGMTVIFQISIYVLEMKQQMMNKSYDETEKLSEDDKTANLSLDTLVFIQRREHMNEMCETYAHLHRNIFDNTKDLDHILVDEKNKLLYCYVPKVACTNWKRVFMILMGTADSRNASSIPAEIVHKKSTFRKLSDYTIDEVKYFIENYTKYLFVRHPFERLLSAFRNKLEERSQRSKYFQMRIGREIIKHYRFNATNHSLEYGNDVTFEEFALYLIDHYVPSFNEHWKPISELCYPCLIKYDFIGKYETLYSDAEFLLKSINKSYIKFPRVRVSNTTAQIIKYFNALPPYVIARLHNIFVLDFKLFSYSTENVLGYEIG